Within the Devosia lucknowensis genome, the region TGGCCCTTCTAGCCGATCAGCAATCGCTCCAGCGGAGCGATTTCCTGCTGGAAGGCCACGAAGGCGATGCCTGAGCGGCCCGCTCTACCTGCCAGTTTTGCGCAAACGACACCCGCACCGGCCGACGGTCACGCGCTCAAAGGCCCACGCAACCCGCCCGCTCACTTCTGCGTTATTGCCCTCGTCAAGCATGGAGGTTGAAATGGGCTTCGACGGAGTTGGGTTTATCGCTGCCATTCTCATCGGCGGCATCGCCGGCTGGCTTGCCAGCATGTTCATGAAATCGGGCACCGGCGTGCTGATGAACATTATCCTGGGCATTGTTGGCGCCATCGTCGCCAGCGTGATCTTCGGTCTTCTCGGCGTATCATTCGGCGGTTGGCTGGGCTACCTCGTCGCCGGCTTTATCGGCGCGTGTATCCTGATCGCGATCGCC harbors:
- a CDS encoding GlsB/YeaQ/YmgE family stress response membrane protein — protein: MGFDGVGFIAAILIGGIAGWLASMFMKSGTGVLMNIILGIVGAIVASVIFGLLGVSFGGWLGYLVAGFIGACILIAIARAVRR